In a genomic window of Candidatus Anaeroferrophillus wilburensis:
- a CDS encoding tetratricopeptide repeat protein, with the protein MSSFDARKLQDLYNSFAQAEYQTLLMKLAADLSEQLNPLPLKYQIKARVKDFSSYFKKISTKSTADTAGITDFLGMRIICPFLDDLTVVEKTLLEHFPIREVDHKGERQSFREFGYDSIHLLLDLQGQTVPHPLPMVDGVCEIQLRTLLQDAWAEVEHDLIYKSDWSIPTDQIRRKLAALNANLTLSDIIFQELRDFQKEIVLKQDKRRSIQNARTGILSSHELRQQLGSEPQGDDDKVDLGKIILKALTAHAEEDFSRAIRLYSRALKLPAEIHIRSILLNHRGMAYFALGENNAAKADFRSAKELDEGNFRAWYNLGLAHKVLQEFDRAIEAFAKSSELHPGFFESAEQRIRLLMDLGLHSEARNVFGILQKHHPDAPEVRLLQKEIMSG; encoded by the coding sequence ATGTCATCTTTTGATGCACGCAAGCTGCAGGATTTATACAACTCATTCGCCCAGGCGGAATACCAAACCCTGCTTATGAAGCTTGCTGCAGACCTGAGTGAACAGCTGAATCCTTTACCGCTGAAATACCAGATCAAAGCCCGGGTGAAGGATTTCAGCAGCTATTTTAAAAAAATATCCACCAAATCGACGGCGGATACCGCAGGCATAACTGACTTTCTTGGCATGCGCATTATCTGTCCCTTCCTCGATGATCTCACCGTGGTGGAAAAAACGCTGCTCGAACACTTTCCCATCCGGGAAGTGGATCATAAGGGAGAACGTCAGTCTTTCAGAGAGTTTGGCTACGACTCCATTCATCTGCTCCTGGACCTGCAGGGACAAACCGTCCCCCATCCGCTGCCGATGGTGGATGGGGTCTGCGAAATCCAGCTGCGGACTCTTCTCCAGGATGCCTGGGCCGAAGTGGAGCATGATTTGATTTACAAGTCCGACTGGTCCATCCCAACGGATCAGATCAGAAGGAAACTTGCGGCGCTGAATGCCAATCTCACCCTCAGCGACATCATTTTCCAGGAGTTGCGTGACTTCCAGAAGGAGATTGTGCTCAAACAGGATAAACGACGCAGCATCCAGAATGCCCGGACAGGCATCCTCTCCTCACATGAGTTGCGTCAACAGTTGGGCAGCGAGCCCCAGGGGGATGATGACAAAGTGGACTTGGGAAAAATCATCCTCAAGGCACTCACGGCCCATGCCGAGGAAGATTTCAGCCGGGCAATCCGCCTCTACTCCCGGGCCCTTAAACTTCCCGCCGAAATACACATCCGCTCGATTTTGCTGAACCATCGCGGAATGGCTTATTTTGCCCTGGGCGAAAACAACGCCGCCAAAGCCGATTTTCGTTCGGCCAAAGAACTGGACGAAGGCAACTTTCGGGCATGGTACAATTTAGGTCTGGCACACAAAGTCCTGCAGGAGTTTGACAGAGCTATTGAAGCATTTGCAAAGAGCAGCGAATTACATCCCGGCTTTTTTGAATCTGCCGAGCAGCGAATCCGCCTGTTGATGGACCTGGGGCTGCACTCAGAAGCCCGCAACGTCTTCGGGATACTGCAGAAGCACCACCCTGATGCCCCGGAGGTCAGGCTGCTGCAAAAAGAAATAATGTCAGGATAA
- the kdsB gene encoding 3-deoxy-manno-octulosonate cytidylyltransferase: protein MLMIIIPARYQSSRFPGKPLALLKGRPMIQWVVERCRQARLADRVLVATDDERIVQTVREMGGEAELTKADHASGTDRIAEVAGRHPDVSWLINVQGDEPDIAPALIDRLAEELQKSSAETIVTACTPITCLDDFLSPHVVKVVTDQAGRALYFSRSAIPHHRDLAGKDLKFPNPCCRQHVGIYGFHRSFLQQLPALRPGILEEMEKLEQLRWLENGYRIQVVTTEYHSKGIDTPKDLTSLADRWEEKK, encoded by the coding sequence ATGCTGATGATCATTATCCCGGCTCGTTATCAGTCATCCCGCTTCCCGGGAAAACCATTGGCGCTGCTCAAAGGCAGGCCGATGATCCAATGGGTAGTGGAACGCTGCCGTCAGGCCCGACTTGCTGATCGGGTGCTGGTTGCCACCGATGATGAAAGAATAGTCCAGACCGTCAGGGAGATGGGGGGTGAGGCGGAACTGACCAAAGCTGATCACGCCAGCGGTACTGATCGGATTGCCGAGGTAGCCGGCCGTCATCCGGACGTATCATGGTTGATCAACGTCCAGGGGGATGAACCGGATATCGCCCCAGCACTTATTGACCGGCTGGCCGAAGAACTTCAGAAAAGCAGCGCCGAAACCATTGTCACCGCCTGCACCCCCATCACCTGTCTTGATGATTTTCTCTCCCCCCATGTCGTCAAAGTCGTTACCGATCAAGCCGGCCGTGCCCTCTACTTCTCCCGCTCGGCAATCCCCCACCATCGGGATCTCGCCGGGAAAGATTTGAAATTCCCCAACCCCTGCTGCCGGCAGCATGTGGGGATTTACGGCTTCCACCGCTCTTTTCTTCAGCAGCTGCCAGCGTTACGACCTGGCATTTTGGAAGAAATGGAAAAGCTGGAGCAGCTGCGCTGGCTGGAGAACGGCTACCGTATTCAGGTTGTCACCACCGAATACCATAGCAAGGGCATCGATACCCCCAAAGACCTTACCTCCCTGGCAGACAGGTGGGAAGAAAAAAAATGA
- a CDS encoding response regulator yields MEKQKKILCIDDEENIRLLLACELEEEGYEVISLGDPLQAMEIIAQQQPDIIILDIKMPHLSGIELLSTIRDRYYDLPVILLSAYSSFKRDVSAMASDYYVVKSGDLTELKKLVKRILQTHI; encoded by the coding sequence ATGGAAAAACAGAAAAAAATTCTCTGTATAGACGACGAGGAAAATATCCGGCTGCTGCTGGCCTGCGAACTGGAGGAGGAGGGCTATGAGGTCATCAGTCTCGGCGATCCGTTGCAGGCGATGGAGATCATCGCCCAACAGCAGCCGGACATCATCATCCTGGATATCAAGATGCCGCATCTAAGCGGGATAGAACTGCTGAGTACCATCCGTGACCGATATTATGACCTGCCGGTAATTCTCCTGTCAGCCTACAGCTCCTTCAAACGTGATGTCTCTGCCATGGCTTCCGATTATTATGTGGTAAAATCGGGGGATCTGACCGAATTGAAGAAGCTGGTTAAAAGGATTCTGCAAACCCACATCTGA
- a CDS encoding glycosyl transferase family 2, with the protein MKTSALNDQAGKAVATIKNADILVGIPSYNNEETIGHVAEAAKLGLAKYYPDAKAVLFNSDGGSSDQTSIIFERVAKTNSYDTFFVSEPHTPLAAISTPYIGSPGKGSAFKAIFEAARLLKVKACAVLDSDLRSVTPEWIQLLLAPVLHKDYGYVCPFYRRYKYDGTITNSIAYPLTRALYGRRVRQPIGGDFGFAGSLIDLYLQQDVWETDVTRFGIDIWMTTTAIVENTKICQSFMGAKIHDVKDPGADLGPMFIQVVGTIFSLMAANKARWQEVIGSRPTAILGFQSETAPRPLQVNVSRMMAKFTDGVSAHTDLYRRVLTPETFAKLLEVAEMAGRTIDFPKTLWVRIIYDFAVFYQSTTERAALLESLIPLYYGFISSFVHETENLDDYQAEEVVEKLCEVFEDSKPYLLERWQQQ; encoded by the coding sequence ATGAAAACCAGCGCGCTCAATGATCAGGCCGGCAAGGCTGTGGCAACCATAAAAAATGCTGACATCCTGGTGGGCATTCCCAGCTACAATAATGAGGAAACCATCGGTCACGTTGCCGAAGCAGCAAAGCTGGGATTGGCTAAATACTATCCTGACGCCAAGGCGGTGCTTTTCAATTCCGACGGCGGTTCGAGCGACCAGACCAGCATCATCTTCGAACGGGTTGCCAAGACCAATTCCTATGATACGTTCTTTGTCAGCGAACCACACACCCCCCTGGCAGCCATTTCGACTCCCTACATCGGCTCCCCCGGCAAAGGATCCGCATTCAAGGCTATTTTCGAAGCCGCCCGGCTCCTCAAGGTCAAGGCATGTGCCGTTTTGGATTCTGACCTGCGCAGCGTAACTCCCGAGTGGATCCAACTGCTTCTGGCTCCCGTCTTACACAAAGACTATGGCTATGTCTGCCCCTTTTACCGGCGCTACAAATACGATGGTACCATTACCAACAGCATTGCCTACCCCTTGACCAGGGCTCTGTACGGCCGGCGGGTGCGTCAGCCAATTGGCGGTGATTTCGGTTTCGCCGGCAGCCTGATTGACCTCTATCTGCAGCAGGATGTGTGGGAAACCGACGTCACCCGGTTCGGCATCGATATCTGGATGACGACCACTGCCATCGTTGAAAACACTAAAATCTGCCAGTCATTTATGGGCGCTAAAATCCATGATGTCAAAGATCCGGGTGCTGATCTCGGCCCGATGTTCATCCAGGTGGTGGGAACCATTTTCTCCCTCATGGCGGCCAACAAAGCCCGCTGGCAGGAAGTCATCGGCAGCCGCCCGACCGCTATTCTCGGCTTCCAGTCGGAAACCGCTCCCCGCCCCCTGCAGGTGAACGTCTCCCGCATGATGGCAAAATTTACCGACGGCGTCTCGGCCCATACAGATCTCTACCGCCGGGTCCTCACCCCGGAAACCTTTGCAAAGCTGCTCGAAGTTGCTGAGATGGCCGGCAGAACAATCGATTTTCCGAAAACATTATGGGTCAGGATTATCTATGATTTTGCCGTTTTCTACCAATCGACCACCGAGCGCGCCGCCCTGCTGGAGTCGCTGATTCCGTTGTATTACGGCTTCATCTCATCTTTCGTTCATGAAACTGAAAATCTCGATGACTACCAGGCGGAAGAGGTGGTGGAAAAGCTCTGCGAGGTTTTTGAAGACAGCAAACCATACCTGCTGGAGCGCTGGCAGCAGCAATAA
- a CDS encoding tetratricopeptide repeat protein: MAKGRITVRRELRQPDGFMKTATMALGYVKGHRRSVIVGAVVLAISLAGVVGVSSYFNYQNRRASQVLTTGLQAYATAAGSSSQVQEMLAELKAGAENAPLAASYPLLCYLRGNGYYDLQDYDQARHAYEEALVKADGYVADLCRLGLAYVAFAEQAYAKSIEILEALQADKTSFREDVYLLMGMSFEQLNKVDDAVAAYENMIQFVPDSQLLPWVEGRLERLKLIGS, encoded by the coding sequence ATGGCAAAGGGTCGCATTACGGTCAGGCGGGAATTGCGCCAGCCTGACGGTTTCATGAAAACCGCCACCATGGCGCTTGGTTATGTTAAGGGACACCGGCGGTCCGTCATCGTTGGTGCTGTGGTGCTGGCGATTTCTCTGGCGGGCGTTGTCGGCGTCTCCAGCTATTTCAACTATCAAAACCGCCGGGCATCGCAGGTGCTGACCACTGGTTTGCAGGCGTATGCCACAGCAGCCGGCAGCAGCAGTCAGGTTCAGGAGATGCTTGCGGAACTGAAAGCCGGGGCTGAAAATGCGCCACTGGCGGCATCATATCCTCTTTTATGTTATCTTCGCGGGAACGGCTACTATGACCTGCAGGACTATGACCAAGCCCGTCATGCTTATGAGGAGGCTTTGGTCAAAGCGGACGGCTATGTTGCTGATTTGTGCCGGCTTGGCCTTGCCTATGTTGCCTTTGCTGAGCAGGCATACGCCAAGAGTATAGAGATTCTCGAGGCGCTGCAGGCTGATAAAACATCGTTCCGCGAAGATGTGTACCTGCTCATGGGGATGAGTTTTGAACAACTGAACAAGGTCGATGATGCAGTGGCGGCCTATGAGAACATGATTCAGTTCGTACCCGATTCTCAATTGCTGCCATGGGTTGAAGGCCGGCTGGAGCGCCTGAAATTGATCGGCAGTTAA
- a CDS encoding tetratricopeptide repeat protein, producing MSRAVTLGVLVWLVLLFGCAGTGADKPSAPSLPDDVYEEILHHFSSGNYDLVKQYIQRTHDRGIRDKRLYFLTGVMAWQVQDYAQAETAFRQATELDPEYSDAHNNLGTLYLLSGDDAKAEESFRTALKNPLYRTPELAFNNLGKVLEKRGERQGAEQCYRRAISLKQNFPLAYYNLGLLLYQDGRFDDARVCLEKTTTLSPRQVDAWWWYGMASVQLGDHEKAREAFSQVLTMGQGTEWAEQASEQLQRLDDAGLPKAGTLH from the coding sequence ATGAGCCGTGCGGTTACCTTGGGTGTGCTGGTCTGGCTCGTGCTGCTGTTCGGCTGTGCTGGCACCGGGGCTGATAAACCGTCCGCCCCCTCCCTGCCGGATGATGTTTATGAGGAGATTCTCCATCACTTCAGCAGCGGGAATTATGATCTTGTTAAACAGTATATCCAGCGTACCCACGACCGTGGTATCCGGGATAAGCGGCTCTATTTTTTAACCGGGGTGATGGCCTGGCAGGTGCAGGACTATGCCCAGGCAGAAACAGCCTTCCGCCAGGCCACCGAGCTTGATCCGGAGTATTCTGATGCCCATAATAATCTGGGGACCCTCTATCTTTTGTCCGGTGATGATGCCAAAGCGGAGGAGTCGTTCCGCACTGCATTGAAAAATCCCCTATACCGCACCCCGGAACTGGCTTTTAACAACTTGGGCAAGGTTTTGGAAAAACGGGGTGAGCGTCAGGGTGCCGAACAGTGCTATCGTCGGGCAATCTCCCTGAAACAGAACTTCCCCCTCGCCTATTACAACCTGGGGTTGCTGCTCTATCAGGATGGCAGATTTGATGATGCGCGGGTATGCCTTGAGAAGACAACAACATTGTCGCCCCGTCAGGTTGATGCCTGGTGGTGGTACGGCATGGCATCTGTCCAGCTTGGTGACCATGAGAAGGCCAGGGAAGCTTTTTCCCAGGTGCTGACCATGGGACAGGGAACGGAATGGGCCGAACAGGCCAGCGAACAATTGCAGCGGCTTGATGATGCCGGACTGCCTAAGGCAGGGACCCTTCATTAA
- the lysS gene encoding lysine--tRNA ligase produces the protein MGITQEKQTLRDQRLEKIEKLQALGVNPFANDFIPGDTAAAVLGRYGDVDDKELGEFPPRASVAGRLMSLRFFGKAAFGHLKDRTGRIQVYVRKDKIGDDFFEVFKLFDIGDFIGVEGEVFRTRTGELTILANRVCLLTKAIRPLPEKWHGLKDVETRYRQRYVDLLANDQVAETFVKRVKIIDGMRDFFKQREFLEVETPMMQPVAGGATARPFTTHHNALNMELFLRVAPELYLKRLVVGGFERVFEINRNFRNEGISIQHNPEFTMLEFYQAYATYLDLMQLTEELFAHLAVLVCGDTRIIYQGQDIDLTPPWDHLTVVEAIEKYGNIPQAQLLDFASVRQVADEQHIEVAEADSSYGKLLLKIFDEKVEHQLIQPTFITDYPVEVSPLSRRNETNPAVTDRFELFIGGREMANAFSELNDPLDQRERFIQQVKEKAAGDEEAHQYDADYIRALEYGLPPTAGEGIGIDRLVMLLTDSPSIRDVIFFPLLKPEQKES, from the coding sequence ATGGGGATTACGCAGGAAAAACAGACGTTGCGGGATCAGCGACTCGAAAAGATTGAAAAGCTCCAGGCTTTGGGGGTTAATCCCTTTGCGAATGATTTCATTCCCGGAGATACAGCCGCCGCCGTTCTCGGCCGCTATGGCGATGTTGATGACAAAGAGCTGGGAGAATTTCCGCCCCGGGCTTCCGTGGCTGGCCGGCTCATGTCGCTGCGTTTTTTTGGCAAGGCGGCATTCGGTCATCTGAAAGATCGAACGGGCAGGATTCAGGTGTACGTCCGCAAAGATAAAATTGGTGATGATTTCTTTGAGGTTTTTAAACTGTTTGATATCGGTGATTTTATCGGTGTGGAGGGGGAGGTTTTTCGCACCCGGACCGGAGAATTGACCATTCTGGCCAACCGGGTCTGCCTGTTGACCAAAGCCATCCGGCCTTTGCCGGAAAAATGGCACGGGCTGAAGGATGTTGAAACCCGCTACCGGCAGCGCTATGTCGATTTGCTGGCTAATGATCAAGTGGCGGAAACGTTTGTGAAGCGGGTAAAAATCATCGACGGCATGCGTGATTTTTTTAAACAGCGTGAGTTCCTTGAGGTTGAGACGCCGATGATGCAGCCGGTTGCCGGCGGCGCAACCGCTCGGCCATTCACCACCCATCACAACGCCTTGAATATGGAGCTTTTTCTCCGGGTTGCCCCGGAACTCTACCTGAAGCGCCTGGTGGTCGGCGGATTTGAACGGGTGTTTGAAATCAACCGGAATTTTCGCAATGAGGGCATCTCCATCCAGCATAATCCTGAGTTTACCATGCTGGAGTTTTATCAGGCCTATGCCACCTATCTTGACCTTATGCAACTTACGGAGGAGTTGTTTGCCCACCTGGCCGTATTGGTATGTGGTGACACCAGGATCATCTACCAGGGTCAGGATATCGATCTGACCCCCCCGTGGGATCATCTGACGGTAGTTGAGGCAATTGAAAAATATGGTAACATCCCGCAGGCGCAGCTCCTGGATTTCGCATCGGTCCGGCAAGTGGCGGATGAACAGCACATCGAGGTGGCTGAAGCGGACAGCAGCTACGGCAAGCTGTTACTGAAAATTTTTGATGAGAAGGTTGAACATCAGCTGATTCAGCCGACGTTTATTACCGATTATCCTGTCGAAGTCTCTCCCCTTTCCCGGAGAAATGAGACCAACCCCGCAGTTACCGATCGCTTCGAACTGTTTATCGGCGGTCGTGAAATGGCTAATGCTTTTTCCGAGTTGAACGATCCCCTTGACCAGCGGGAGCGCTTCATTCAGCAGGTAAAGGAGAAAGCCGCCGGTGATGAGGAAGCGCATCAGTATGATGCCGATTACATCAGAGCACTGGAATACGGTCTGCCCCCGACGGCCGGAGAGGGAATCGGTATCGACCGCCTGGTTATGCTGCTGACCGATTCGCCCTCCATCCGTGATGTCATCTTTTTTCCGTTGTTGAAGCCCGAGCAAAAAGAGTCCTGA
- a CDS encoding lipoprotein-releasing ABC transporter permease subunit — translation MFLEFFIAFRYLVAKRKQIFISLITFISIGGVAVGVAALIVVMAVMSGFESELKSRILGNNAHVVVMRYGGAVANYHQVMAQAATVAGVQDVAPFILNQVMIAHGRTVSGVVFRGIDPDRDPMGMSLRSHLTAGSFLDGGNDAAASAKAYPAIVVGVELAKNLGVSVGGLVRVISPVGSPTPLGMVPRMKLFQVEGIFSSGMYEYDTSLVYVELAAAQRLFGLEDKVSGIAVQVDNVYQARAVGEQIQQLLGYPFWSRDWMDMNRNLFSALKLERVTMFVILMLIILVAAFNIISTLFMVVMEKHKDIAILKALGMPSRRIMRIFIWEGMIVGLVGTSMGLLAGIGICYLLKTYHFINLPSDIYYITTLPVNLKPFYVFLICLVSLVISFLATIFPSYRASKMLPAEALRYE, via the coding sequence GTGTTTCTTGAGTTTTTCATTGCTTTTCGGTATTTGGTTGCCAAGCGAAAGCAGATATTCATCTCCCTGATAACCTTTATTTCCATTGGCGGGGTTGCCGTTGGCGTGGCCGCCCTGATTGTGGTGATGGCGGTTATGAGCGGTTTTGAAAGTGAGCTGAAAAGCAGGATTTTGGGGAATAATGCCCACGTGGTGGTCATGCGTTATGGCGGGGCGGTGGCCAACTATCACCAGGTCATGGCGCAGGCAGCCACCGTTGCCGGGGTTCAGGATGTTGCCCCGTTTATTCTCAATCAGGTGATGATCGCCCACGGCCGAACGGTAAGCGGGGTGGTTTTCAGGGGGATTGACCCTGATCGGGACCCCATGGGCATGTCATTGCGATCGCATCTGACTGCCGGTTCCTTCCTGGATGGCGGCAATGATGCCGCTGCATCCGCAAAAGCCTATCCTGCCATTGTTGTCGGGGTGGAACTGGCTAAGAATCTTGGCGTTTCGGTGGGCGGCCTGGTCAGGGTAATCTCTCCTGTCGGTTCGCCAACCCCGCTGGGGATGGTGCCGCGGATGAAGCTGTTCCAGGTTGAGGGAATTTTCTCATCCGGGATGTACGAATATGATACATCGCTGGTTTATGTCGAACTGGCTGCCGCTCAGCGACTGTTTGGACTGGAGGATAAGGTATCAGGTATTGCCGTTCAGGTTGATAATGTGTATCAGGCCCGGGCTGTCGGTGAACAGATTCAGCAGCTCCTTGGTTACCCTTTCTGGTCACGCGACTGGATGGACATGAATCGCAACCTGTTCTCGGCCCTCAAACTTGAGCGGGTGACGATGTTTGTCATTCTCATGCTTATTATTCTGGTAGCTGCATTCAATATTATTTCTACTCTCTTCATGGTGGTCATGGAGAAACATAAGGATATTGCCATTCTCAAGGCCCTCGGGATGCCTTCCCGCCGGATCATGAGAATATTTATCTGGGAGGGGATGATTGTCGGTCTGGTGGGTACCTCCATGGGTCTGCTGGCCGGCATCGGTATCTGCTACCTGTTGAAAACCTATCATTTTATCAATCTCCCCAGTGACATATACTACATCACCACCTTGCCGGTTAATCTGAAGCCGTTTTATGTGTTTCTGATCTGTCTGGTCTCTCTGGTGATTTCGTTTTTAGCAACTATTTTTCCATCATACAGGGCATCCAAGATGCTGCCCGCTGAAGCCTTACGATATGAGTAG
- a CDS encoding tetratricopeptide repeat protein, protein MSAMFFAKKDRGENLSTRIRRLQDQLQKNPDSFHLRVKLAEAYIQSGDQDTGISQLMKIAERDSREGSVDKAIAVYKLILRYDPGNLKVKDVLSTVYSYKGLSAEAAELGDLLKNEIEPEPIDAGFLPQISVAELERLSAISTLLPVKTGDAIITQGEYGDTLYIILEGEVEVYSPDSDNQDYEAMHLKAGNFFGEMSVLGGGPRVATVRAVSDCRLLAIKKEQFSVIEEQFPQLQQQIIEGYHQRMIDVVLASLIFFQRIPAQRRKEIVSRLHIRPMVKGDTIVREGQQNKSLYIILVGEVEVYLHSNEHAVHLADLGRGNFFGEISMITGRLAIASVVAKSDGLLAAMDRTLLDEIAMQFPHFLRKVMDRLKQRNQDTMIRMIEHYHH, encoded by the coding sequence ATGAGTGCCATGTTTTTTGCAAAAAAGGACAGGGGAGAAAATCTCTCTACTCGCATTCGCCGCCTGCAGGATCAACTCCAGAAGAATCCCGACAGCTTTCATCTGCGGGTAAAACTGGCTGAGGCCTATATCCAGAGCGGCGACCAGGATACCGGCATCTCCCAGCTGATGAAAATAGCTGAAAGGGATTCCCGTGAAGGGTCGGTTGATAAAGCTATCGCCGTCTATAAGCTAATTCTTCGATATGACCCAGGGAACCTCAAAGTCAAGGATGTACTCTCGACGGTCTACAGTTATAAAGGGCTTAGTGCCGAAGCGGCTGAGCTTGGTGATCTGCTGAAAAATGAGATTGAGCCGGAGCCTATTGATGCCGGTTTTCTGCCACAGATTTCGGTGGCTGAACTGGAGCGTTTAAGCGCCATCTCAACCCTCCTGCCGGTCAAAACCGGAGATGCCATTATCACCCAGGGCGAATATGGCGATACCCTCTATATCATTCTTGAAGGGGAGGTCGAGGTCTACAGTCCTGATTCTGATAACCAGGACTATGAGGCGATGCACCTCAAGGCGGGAAATTTCTTCGGCGAAATGAGTGTCCTGGGTGGCGGACCCCGGGTTGCAACGGTTCGGGCCGTATCCGACTGCCGGCTGCTGGCGATTAAAAAAGAGCAGTTCAGTGTGATTGAAGAGCAGTTTCCCCAGTTGCAGCAGCAGATTATTGAAGGATACCACCAGCGAATGATTGATGTGGTGCTTGCCTCCTTGATCTTTTTTCAGCGCATTCCTGCCCAGCGGCGCAAAGAGATTGTGTCGCGGCTCCATATCCGGCCGATGGTCAAGGGTGACACTATCGTCAGAGAAGGGCAGCAGAACAAATCTCTCTATATTATTCTTGTCGGCGAGGTGGAGGTCTATTTGCACTCCAATGAGCATGCTGTCCATCTGGCTGATCTCGGCAGGGGTAATTTTTTTGGCGAAATATCAATGATTACCGGGCGTCTGGCAATTGCCAGTGTGGTGGCTAAAAGTGATGGTCTGCTGGCGGCGATGGACAGAACCCTGCTGGATGAAATTGCCATGCAGTTTCCCCATTTTCTGCGTAAAGTTATGGATCGTCTCAAACAGCGCAATCAGGATACCATGATCCGGATGATAGAGCATTATCATCATTGA
- a CDS encoding ABC transporter ATP-binding protein, with translation MADNLLRVEKLTKEFVLDGALVPVLRGVDIGVAPGERLAICGESGAGKTTLLQIMGTLDHPSSGQVYFDGHDVFSWTAEKLASWRNAKIGFVFQFHHLLPEFTALENVMVPPLVQGVSRKSATTMAGDMLARVGLTPRLHHKPGELSGGEQQRVALARALVLRPVLVLADEPTGNLDLRNSLEVEKLLLELNDEFGMALVVVTHSRRLAESMSRTVYLEDGLVRKDATQ, from the coding sequence ATGGCTGATAATCTGCTGAGAGTTGAAAAGCTTACCAAAGAATTTGTTTTGGACGGCGCTCTTGTCCCCGTACTCCGGGGGGTTGATATCGGTGTCGCTCCCGGAGAGCGGCTGGCCATTTGCGGCGAATCAGGGGCTGGCAAAACGACCCTTCTGCAGATCATGGGCACCCTGGATCATCCCAGTAGCGGTCAGGTGTACTTTGACGGCCATGATGTGTTTTCCTGGACGGCGGAGAAGCTTGCCTCCTGGCGTAATGCCAAAATCGGTTTTGTCTTTCAATTTCATCATCTTTTGCCGGAATTTACCGCTTTGGAGAATGTTATGGTTCCGCCCTTGGTACAGGGGGTGTCGCGAAAATCGGCGACAACCATGGCCGGTGATATGCTTGCCCGGGTGGGCCTGACTCCGCGCCTGCACCATAAGCCGGGGGAACTATCTGGTGGTGAACAGCAGCGGGTGGCCCTGGCCCGGGCATTGGTGTTGCGCCCAGTCCTGGTTCTGGCAGATGAGCCGACCGGTAACCTGGATTTGAGGAATAGCCTGGAAGTGGAAAAGCTTCTTTTGGAACTTAACGATGAGTTTGGCATGGCGCTGGTGGTGGTGACCCACAGCCGGCGCCTGGCAGAATCTATGAGTCGGACTGTCTATCTAGAAGACGGGTTGGTGAGAAAGGATGCAACTCAGTGA